ATATAGCTGTGTTTTTAGCTTTTAATCAGTTTCATGTAAGATGGGTTTCTGTAGTAAATtcatatttgtttgtgtttgcaaACCTCAataatgacaaatcttgaggtgttctaataaatgtgcacactgctgtatactaCTGCATATGTATGTGAAGGCatgctggaaaaaacaaaaaacgcagaCGAAAAAAACCAAATACCGAACCAACGAACACAAAGTACAAGAAACGGATGGAAGAAGAAACCAGGGCCTTGGCTCTTACCTTTCCCGAGCTTGGAAGCGGAAGGTTGAAAATCTCCATTAAAGACGGTTTCTAAAGCATAACCATATACAGCACAAATTGAGCAAAACATGAAAACTACATGCACAACTTCACTCTCTTTATTCTGAGGCCAAGTGAGTTTAAAAGGGGGCTTTCTTATGGCTGAATTAGATAGAACCTGAAATATTCTGCCAGTCTTGTCTAGTTGCCGGCACAGGTAATTACTCTTCCAGTGAGTGATGCTGTCACAGAGCAATGAGGAGCAAGGAACacttaattacactgtaattacacacaaCTTACACAGTAGTTACTATATCTGATCACCAGTAGCAACTTCTAATTCTTAGGTTTACATTGCTGTGTCAGTAGCATTATAGCTACACACCTGGCACAGTATTTAACACAGGTACTTACCTAATACTATTTATTTGCTGGATAACTCCAAGGTACATGGTGTAGGTCAGTGGTGCTTACAAAAGTCACTGAATCGTGACTCTTCAAATGCATAGGCTGGTCAGGGTGGCTGCCAGTAACCTACACATGACACTTAGTGTAAAGCTTACCCTGAGATAGCCGGGGGCCACACCTTCTGTGTGTATCCACTCCCCAGGGGCCTCATGTGGCTCTCAGCTCGTACTATGAGGATCACGGGAGCAGATGTATTGAATTTACAAGTGACAGTTTTTAAATAATAGAGTAATTCCATGGTGCAGTATTGAATAAAGTGTAAAGTGTTCCTCACAAAGTGCAATAGGCATCATGAGATATTCAAATATGATTGAACAATGCTTGTATATTTTTCAGCTCTCGCTACATTTATTCAGCTACAAAGTCTGCACTGGGGTCTTAGTGGTAGACATTGCTAATCCTTCATTATAGTGATGTGAAAGTGAATGTAGTCTTTAAGGGTGGTAATGAGTCCTTCTCAGCCTGACCGAATTGTACACAGTAATCAAAGGTTTATGGTTATTTCTTATTGTGTCCCTCTCAGCCAAGACCTGGAGACTGTCAATAACATAAACAGGTTTTCCACGAATGCCTGCTCTTTAAAGAGTAACACGACATTATTTTATTGAAAGCAAAAAGAAAATATTCTGACCCAAGAAGAGACTAAAGACAAGAAGACAGGACTGCATTAGACTTTGCCACTTGTACGATGTCCACAAACTTCTGCAAACAGTGCCGCCCAGGCATAGAGCAATGCTGGGAGCTGCCAGATCACTATCGAGCTAAACAGATTGGGCTCAGGAAGGCAGGCTCTTATCCAGATTTGATCTAAATCTGATAAGAGAAGAACTTCCATACACGGCACCTGACACACTGGGGGTGGGTAGAGAGGTAATTAAATCAAGACACAGCTGAAGGTCATTCCCACGAGGAAGGGAGCCAGTGCCGATGTAATGTGCAAAGCATGTGTACTAAAAACACAAGCTAACTGCTTAAAGGAATACCGATATGCAGGTTAGATGATATGTTAAACTGCTTTTCAATGAAacaactaaacacacacacactacttcaTTTACTTCTGAAATGCAAATATCTACTGACCCTCACTTAATGGTATCACAACATTACTGTTATGCAGAATGGCTGTAAGGTTTTTTTGAAGGAATACAGAAATATTAGAACCACATTTTAGGGGGATTTCTACACAACACTATGTTATAAGCTcattaaagtgtattttttttaagcgcGTTTCATTAGGTATATTTTAACTGAGATCGATGGGTCTGTTTGGCTGATGTTAACAGCAGCTTATCTACATGACACTGCCATTTAGATCCTTGCAACAGAGCCCTTTGCTGATCGAGGATTGGAAAACTGCCTTCTCCAACAATGTACACAAATCTCATGTCATTTTTCATCTTTCAAAGTATGTGAAAACTATCTGAATTATCTAGAAGTGCCACCCTGAGTGGTTGTGCTCATTATATATGTGGAAAGCTCACTTCCTTCGACTTAAACAGCCCCCCCCCATCAGAAACTATGTTAAAGTTTTTATGCATCATAACTACTTGCTAATTgtctttaacacacacacacacacacacacacacacacacaaaggtttgTCTGTCAGCTGACAGCTCAGAGGTCCTGTTTGATCACTGTAttgactgatacacacacacaggcatttATCTACTTAGTATCAATCTCTGCTTAACTCATTTAGAAACACGCAGCAGGTAATCCCTTTTACAAGGAGAAGGGCAAGGGGACTGTTACATGACATTAATATCCATTACTATGGATGCAGGCTCTTAAAGTTACATTCACAGGCCTGGCCTAGTAAACTGtaactgggcaccagtttccttgGCTGCTTGGTGTAGGATTAATCCAGTAATCAGGGAGGCACACCAAAGTGTTATTAATGTGGGCAGAGCAGTAGGGCAGTAGGGCAGCTAAATCTTTGCAGAACATTTTCTCGGATTTAAAGAGTAAATGTTAAAAGCATCACGGCTGTAAGAAAAATCAAACCCAAATACACCGAAATGTCTCTCTACCTTGAGATCAAAAACGATCAGCGTGATGGTCTGTAATCACTCATAACTAACTGTAGTACACAAAAGTAGATGAGGTATGAAAACTCTTTCAACGTAATAGCAGAATTTCCattttacaacccccccccccccccccccccccccctgccccccgtCTTTCAATGACAGTGTTGGATGCTGGTGTGGGATAATGGCACTATACTGGTGCACCTCAtgtaaaccatttttttctttctgtaaacaGGGTTTTTATAGACCAGTTGGGTAGGGAACCAGTCACTGTGTTCCACATACTGGTGGCATTTCCAGGTTTGCTTATTGGCAAGCAAACCTAAACTGTGATCAGTTTAACTGTCTAACCAGGAAAAGCTTGTGTTTTCTAGGTATTCCCCTTACCTTctgccagagggtccagcgtgtGAATCATGAGCTGGAAGATGGTGTTGCGCATGGTGCTGTTGTGGAGGGAGGCAGAGCTGCCACCCCGCTGGAGCGATGGCTTGAGCTGAAGAACAGGAAGAACAAGAAAAAGAAGAGCAAGAAGAAGAGCAAGAAGAACAAGAAGAGCAAGAAGAAGAGCAAGAAGAACAACAAGAAGAACAAGAGCAAGAAGAAGAGCAAGAAGAACAAGAGCAAGAAGAAGAGCAAGAAGAACAACAAGAAGAGCAAGAAGAACAACAAGAAGAGCAAGAAGAACaacaagaagaacaagaagaacaACAAGAAGAGCAGGAACAACAAGAGCAAGAAGAACAACAAGAAGAGCAAGAACAACAAGAAGAGCAAGAAGAACAAGAAGAGcaagaagaagaacaagaagaacaagaagaGCAAGAAGATCAACAAGAAGAACAACAAGAAGAGCAAGAACAACAAGAAGAGCAAGAAGagcaagaacaagaacaagaagagCAAGAAGATCAACAAGAAGAACAACAAGAAGAGCAAGAACAAGAAGAACAACAAGAAGAGCAAGAACAACAAGAAGAGCAAGAACAACAAGAGCAAGAACAACAAGAAGAGCAAGAAGagcaagaacaagaacaagaagagCAAGAAGAGCAAGAAGATCAACAAGAAGAACAACAAGAAGAGCAAGAACAAGAAGAACAACAAGAAGAGCAAGAACAACAAGAAGAGCAAGAAGAACAACAAGAAGAGCAAGAAGAACAACAAGAAGAGCAAGAAGagcaagaacaagaacaagaagagcaagaagagcaagaagaaaaacaacaagaagagcaagaagaacaacaagaagagcaagaagaacaagaaaaagaacaagaacaagaagatCAAGAAGAAGAGcaagaagaacaagaacaagaagaacaagaagaGCAAGAAAAAGAACAAGAACAACAAGAAGAGCAACAAGAAGAAGAGAATGTATCCCTTCATCTTCAAACATAAAAACAGTCTCTTCATGAtacctttttaaatcaaatatttatttgaaatctgaccagggttgcaaatcCTGGGACTACTGACACTGACCAGGACCATGTACAgtaaattggaattgttttttggttttttttaggtttttattttgtattttgtttttctattttataatgttatttcttgtCTCCTTCTCTTGACAGATGTATAGCTCAAgtgttctatcctggttaaatacatttcaatttggaCATTTGCATTTTCGTTTTTTCAATCAGTGAGCAGGCTCACAAAATCTTGATAACGTTCAAATCAATCCCACTGACAGTTATTGAGATTTCACTCTATTTTTACTGCAGGACAAGAGCGGCAATTTGCTTTTGAGACAGATTGCTTTTCTCACTGTACACCCCCACAATTTGAACTCAGTACAAGTGCAAATTATGAAGTGATCAGAAGCTGTGGTGCTATGACTACAGACACCGGTTTCCATGCTCCAGCCAGCCTACCTTCAGTCTGTTTTTGTCCTTAGGAGGCAGTGGTTCTTCCCCTCCAGCAGATCCATTGGTCTGTGAACAAAACCAAAGTGATGCAATGTATTGCCTTGGATTAAGAGCCAGAGCATTCTGTCAGGGTTCTGTCAGTATAGTGTTATATCTGTCAGGGTTCTGTCAGTATAGTGTTATATCTGTCAGGGTTCTGTCAGTATAGTGTTATATCTGTCAGGGTTCTGTCAGTATAGTGTTATATCTGTCAGGGTTCTGTCAGTATAGTGTTATATCTGTCAGGGTTCTGTCAGTATAGTGTTATATCTGTCAGGGTTCTGTCAGTATAGTGTTATATCTGTCAGGGTTCTGTCAGTATAGTGTTATATCTGTCAGGGTTCTGTCAGTATAGTGTTATATCTGTCAGGGTTCTGTCAGTATAGTGTTATATCTGTCAGGGTTTTTGTTATATTTGttatatctattatatatttttatatctgtCAGATATTCAATTGAAAATAaagacacaaaagaaaaaaatccaagcttttcatttcaaaaggaatgttttctttttatatgaaTTTGCATGATATTTCTTTTCCATCTACTGACTATCCCATGGCACGTTTATTATTGCTTCAGCATGCACATCGCTGTTATCTTTGACAGACGCCTGTATATTTTACTCTATAATAAGGCCATTCTAAAAATGACTGCTGCAAGGGGTGGAGGGGGTACTACGGGTGCACACCGGTGGAAAACAAGGCAACGCGCCGGACATGAGTGCGGATTACATACAGGGCCGCTGCTGTATCGAGTCGAGTCAGGATAGCACCGTGTGCTGTTCCTACAGTGATGAAGTCTTTGTGTGATTACTGTTCAGAAGAGGCCTCTTCAatagacagtgctgtgtgtgctCATGATAGAAAGGCAGGGTCTTCTTTTCAGGTCCCATGTCCAGGCACTAAAAAGGCTCGTCCGTGCTTCTGGTGAGGTCGCACTCTATGGCAGCAGGCTTTCCTATTTCTATGACATTTTAATGAAGAAATTATTTGTAAAAAGGTACTGCAGTGTACCatggtaaaaacacagcaaagtgtaatagtaAAGCGCAGTAAATGCATAGTGAGCAGGTTAAACCATTGTTAAAACCATGGTGAAGCCTGGTATAACATGGGAACAGCAGAAGTACAAATTGtctgtggtaaacatttataaaagcAACCAATCTGCAATCTAAAAATCACTATGTGCATGTTCATTAATTGTTACATTGGACAGGTCGTAACTCAATAATGAATGCATTCATAGTAACTGCTTACtgataaatatgttttaatgatACAGCAGAAAATGTAAAATGCATCTTCTAAATCCTACATTGTGAATATCTGCATTGGTGCTGATTTGATTAGATTTACCAGCTCTCTGAGTATGGAGTATGAAGAGTGTTTCATTGTAATCCTCTGAGCTGCGCACAGGGAGACACACAGTTCTTTATATTGAATGCTGCTGTTCGTGGTCTATAATCATCGGGGTCCTCTGGAACAATGGCATTTAATTGGCATCATTTTCTGAAAGCGCATGAACAGGCTTTAAAGCAGTGTTGGCATGGATACAGCAGGAGAGGTGATATCTTTTACTTAATCTCACAATAGATCAAGACTGAACTCTGCAGGTCTGCCACCTGTAAAACGAATGGGTCGTGCTTTACTTAAGCCTTACACTTACTGTGTTTATATAAGAGCTAATAACGGGCTTGCTAATGAACGCCATTATGCTTTTACTCATGGTTAACAAGTAGGCAGTTTAAATATCTCTAAAGGCATTTTTACAGATGACAGGGCTTTTCATTAGTTTCTAAATAGGTTACTATAGCTTAAATAATAAgtcatttgaattttttttttttttacatttccctttctACAATTTTTTACCATCATTCCAAgtggtcctgttgctccaacaaatcatgtgacaatgcaaCCTTTCCACTCTGTaaccccacctctctctctctctctcaggaatgGAGATCCTAACATCACAGTatacatcaatatatatatatatatatatagatagatagatagatagatagatagatagatagatagttatgctgcactaaataaaataaaacattacttaGTTGTGTTATAGGAAATCTTAAAATAATATGAACCTATTCAGTCAACTGCAAATAAATgctaattataaaaaaatataacaaccaAGCACACACAATTTTTTAACAAACTGCGGTGCAATAAACGCTGCGGTGGTACATTGTGAAGCTCAACCATTTGTCAGTGAACAGCAGTGATTGGCTGTAAGTGATGGTgctgcctgtcagctgggatctCTGACTAATTCATAATTAAACCCTGTGACCCAGCATGAATAAGCCTGATTTAACATGGTGGGGGGTCTCCTACAATCAATGATATCAGCTTGTCTTTCAATTACATTTGATAAGTTGATTGAAGATTGCATTTTACTGTTCACACTAATGAAAACACCTGGTGGATTTTGAGCTGAAGTGGGGATGAGCCGTGGTTCAGTAAGGATCTCACATGTTTATGTAAAACTAAACATAATGATCTGCTCCACTGTAACTGCAAGCTATGAAACTGTGACCTTGTGTTTGGAATGAAATTAGACTGGTTCAGTTTTGGTGCTGAAAACACTTTCCAGTCGCTGTGTCTCCTAGTGTTATTATATTATACCCTGTAAACAGGATAGGAGACCCTGCATCTATCCTGCTTAATTATCTACACTGCCATGTGAATGATTATTAGTTTCAAAGAATGTGGTTGAAACGGCATCTAAACTGCATTGTAAGATCTACTGTATATTCTATAGTTCTAGAATATACAGTAGCTCTTACAATGCAGTCATATCCCAGACATCCTCCTCACAAACAGAAACCCTTGCTGCTTGCACATTTATTCATAGTAACCAGTGATTTCATCCTGGTTCCTATTTCCTTTGACTTCTGcaatcaaacacattttcaaaacccACAAAGTGGAGTGGCTCTGTGGTGGTACTGCAGCAAACTCAGAAATGAACCTCCATCTGCTGTTTAATATGTTCGATAGCCTGCTAAAAGCTTTTCTAAATgcgttttataataataataagagagaataaaatgtgatatttaatATCCTGCAAATGCTACTAAATCCCAAAAATgtagattaaaaaaagaacacacataaAGAACTGATATGCTAAACATGGTCCTGCCAGCACATGTTAAGCAGTGTATAAATGCAGTACCTGCCATGTCCAGCACACTCTTTTGCATACATAAGCTGATTCATTTGTGATGCAAATTAAATATCTGCAATTCATTATAGATGTTATATCATTTGAGGCAAATACAAGACAATGGACCCTTAATGGCAGTTAAGAAACACAGAAATCCTATCGCTGAAGTACTAAATATTCACATCTAATCATACTGAGAAGTTCAGTGCTACAATAACGGCCCTTGCTAGGTATATATTCCTGTAAAAATGCTGTATTCAGGaggaaaaaaaagacacatttactCTTCAGGTGCTTGATACAAAAATGATGCCAGTTTTCTTTCTGAAGGACAGGTTGcaaatgacagaaaaaaaagctaatacacttaaaatactaaaaattaGAACTCCACCAAATAgctttgtataaaataaatatacatttcctTAGAGTTTATTCTTCTGCTAGCGCCGCTCGGAGTTCCAGCCTCATTATGATCCGTTCGTGTGGTGAACTCATCTCTTATATGAGTCAACATGGTATGCAGAGAGTGCCTGCTTGTGCATCTCAAGGAGCTTCCCAATCAGGGAGATTGCACTGCAGCACGGCACACCTCGGAACAGTGATTAAGAGTTGAGGGCCCTGTCACACAGCAAGGCTTTCAGCAGGGGTTTGAAGAGCTGCTAATTCCCAAAGGGTTTTGAAGTGGCTCACACATGTCAATCAGAAAACACCATGTGGATAGTATAGCTTACATCCATTCAGCATTCAGAGAGGCCTTGATCAGAGTATTGTACATATGCAATAGACGCTCTGCTCCTAGAGAATTGTAGGTAAGGCCAGTATAATTAGCAGCACATGATTGGGTGTTTCTCAGTGTTGGTCAGGGAGTTTCACCCGGTCAGGGCTGTAGTGTTTTAAAGTAGAATGATTTGTGATGGCCCTCCAAAGCCAATTATTTCACAAAGCACATCTTGCTTAGCTACCTCATGCAGTGAACAAATTATATTGCAGTGTCCCAGACAACCTAACCAATTCTATTGAGGACCTATTTCAACTACACTGTCAATGTGTTTAGTGATATGAAGAGTCAATAAATCAACTGAGGATGAAAACACTAGCaggattaatatagagttaaagGAGGGTGATATTCAGACACCAGGTGTTGCTGATAGAAGACTATGAAGATGTGCTTGTTTATTAGAGTGAGTCTGATGCTGCTCAGATGTAGCATCGATCCAAAGGACCACAAAGACACAGACATGTGCAAATCCAGGGAGATTTGCTTACTGGCTTTATTAAAACAAGTCACATATAACAGGAATCTTCCACTGCTAACTATATGCATACATACAAGTGAGTTGGCATAAGCCCTTTAGCTGCTGCCTGTGTTCTTAGTGCCTCACTTTCTCCAGTCTCACTGCAGGTCTTTGCTGTCTCTTTGATTGGATTCCTCAGTATACTGTAATGGAGTGGTTCTAAAAGGGATTAAGCTTACttcaaatcaaatgaaaaatcCCCTGTTAACCCTTTCATGTATGGCGACATGGGGATATATGGAAGACGCACACGCATGATGACCTCATAAGGATGCCATTTCCCCCCATATAAaccaatggaaaaaaatatatttattatgtgtctataaaacttattttttaaagtattttcccATATTTAATGCATGAAAGGGTTCAAAGTTTTGTTCAAGATGGTTTTGATGCATGCACTATGTCTGTATGTTAGATTTAGATTTCATGACGTCATAAGGCAGGTTGCTCTTTCTGGTGACGTGGGATGGGATTCTGTTTTCTTGGTCTGATAAAGAGTGTTCAGGCAGGTTTATAAACCCACTGCCAGTATTAAACTATTTAATTCAAATCAACATGTaatgcatgtggtttgcaactaAAGGGGGAATCGCATTTAAGTGATTACATGGCCAGAATGCATACAGACACCAGTGTATTTATATACCATGCAAAATGAATACAACAAATCTACATACAATTGTCAATGTACTCACCTTGTCTGGTTCCTCCAGCGCGATAACTCTGACAATGCTTTTGTGTTTGTTGAGTTGCGCTTTAAAAAAGTGCTCCACCTGCACgttatacttcatgaaaaacacGTAAAGCACATAAGCGCAGAGCAGCAGCATACTCTCCCACCACACGATGACGTTGTCCAGAAAGAAAACGATGAGCATGATGAGGCCTACGATATAAAAGGAAACATCTCGGAAAAGAGGCCACCAGGTCAGATGCAGCATCTCGCGGGAGAAGAGGGCGCACATGCCGATGACAAAGAGAATGTTGAACACCGCCGAGCCCACGATGGTGCCGATCCCAACGTTGCTGTGCGAGATGAAGACCCCGATGAGCGAGGTGAAGAGCTCCGGAGCGGAGCCGCCTGCTGCCATGAAAGTAGCACCAGCAACATCATCAGAGATTGCAAGCTTATCGGTGATAACCCCCAAAGCAGGGACGAAGAACTCGTCGCACACAATGGCTAGGGACACAAACATGTAAATCATTCCGAAAATATGAAGGACCACCCAGCCTTTCCGACGCTCCTCCACCGTGAAAATGTCCTGCGGGTATTCTCCTTTCGTGTAATGGGGGATCTCGAGTGGGTTGCTGGTAGCATTGGTTAAGGCTGTTGTGTTGGGTACTGGGGTTGTTGTAGTAGGTATCGTGGTGGTTTTAGCTGGCTCGGGGTCTACAACTATACAGTTCCTTAATGTAGTTCTGTCTGTGGTCAGGGGGATGTGATCTGTTGTTGTTTCAGGGGGGTCTGTCGTGTCATCAGCTGTGCTTTTGTTTGAGAGCTCCCTGGTTTCCACGTCGAGGAAGCTGTCCACATTGTCACCGTCATCGTGCCTTGTCCAAGGTGCTGATCGCCAGCTGAACGAAAGCTGGTAGGCGAAGCAAACAAGCACTCCTGTTAAAAGAAAGACAATTCGATTCCACTGAAACCTCTTTCTCCTGTGCAAATACATGTTTGCTCAAATGAGACGCGTGTTTGTTCTTCAGCACCAGTTATTGTAGCGTCCCCCCATCCAGTCAGTAGCGGTCGTCTTTAGCTTCAGTTTCCGAGGTGAAACCCCTCTTGCAAAAAGTACGAGGCGCGGCTTGAAATGTCATCTCATTTTCACTGGGCAGTCTCGCAGAAGCCACGATCTATTAAATATAAGACACTGTATATGTTAATATATCTtttatcatttattaaaatatcataTTATGAACTGCGTGCCCAGTAATCTGTTCGTGCACATCGCAGTACTGTACTGGAGTTAAGCATAACTTAGGCAATAGCGAAACACCTACAGTAATTACCGCTCAGGTTCGCGACAAAAGACTCCTGTTACTATGGATACACAAATATTACCTGCGCACCCTTCTATTTGCCTTTGGAATTCAATTAATGTTGAGAAAAAAACGGTTATGCATATGAATTAATTGCATCctgttgataataataataataataataataataataataataataataataataataataataataataataataataatagcagttttTCACGTACAGACAACTAAAAAATATAAT
The DNA window shown above is from Acipenser ruthenus chromosome 24, fAciRut3.2 maternal haplotype, whole genome shotgun sequence and carries:
- the LOC131700605 gene encoding sodium/potassium/calcium exchanger 1-like isoform X2 translates to MYLHRRKRFQWNRIVFLLTGVLVCFAYQLSFSWRSAPWTRHDDGDNVDSFLDVETRELSNKSTADDTTDPPETTTDHIPLTTDRTTLRNCIVVDPEPAKTTTIPTTTTPVPNTTALTNATSNPLEIPHYTKGEYPQDIFTVEERRKGWVVLHIFGMIYMFVSLAIVCDEFFVPALGVITDKLAISDDVAGATFMAAGGSAPELFTSLIGVFISHSNVGIGTIVGSAVFNILFVIGMCALFSREMLHLTWWPLFRDVSFYIVGLIMLIVFFLDNVIVWWESMLLLCAYVLYVFFMKYNVQVEHFFKAQLNKHKSIVRVIALEEPDKTNGSAGGEEPLPPKDKNRLKLKPSLQRGGSSASLHNSTMRNTIFQLMIHTLDPLAEEKFKDKAEILNDMARGKVESKGHGKAAGEDKEDAPNNVNVQVIPPTEPSTSQPVKEEEKKDLPEGNETQEAGGSGGSDDSEDSDEDSDDEDSDEEEEEEDKEENDKPLSLEWPDTRRKQATYLFLLPIVFPLWLTVPDVRSAASKKFFAMTFLGSIIWIAVFSYLMVWWAHQVGETVGISEEIMGLTILAAGTSIPDLITSVIVARKGLGDMAVSSSVGSNIFDITVGLPGPWLMYSLINGFTPVAVSSNGLFCAIVLLFLMLLFVIFSIAVCKWKMNKILGCIMFALYFFFLVVSVMLEDRIIMCPVSI
- the LOC131700605 gene encoding sodium/potassium/calcium exchanger 1-like isoform X1, producing MYLHRRKRFQWNRIVFLLTGVLVCFAYQLSFSWRSAPWTRHDDGDNVDSFLDVETRELSNKSTADDTTDPPETTTDHIPLTTDRTTLRNCIVVDPEPAKTTTIPTTTTPVPNTTALTNATSNPLEIPHYTKGEYPQDIFTVEERRKGWVVLHIFGMIYMFVSLAIVCDEFFVPALGVITDKLAISDDVAGATFMAAGGSAPELFTSLIGVFISHSNVGIGTIVGSAVFNILFVIGMCALFSREMLHLTWWPLFRDVSFYIVGLIMLIVFFLDNVIVWWESMLLLCAYVLYVFFMKYNVQVEHFFKAQLNKHKSIVRVIALEEPDKTNGSAGGEEPLPPKDKNRLKLKPSLQRGGSSASLHNSTMRNTIFQLMIHTLDPLAEETVFNGDFQPSASKLGKEKFKDKAEILNDMARGKVESKGHGKAAGEDKEDAPNNVNVQVIPPTEPSTSQPVKEEEKKDLPEGNETQEAGGSGGSDDSEDSDEDSDDEDSDEEEEEEDKEENDKPLSLEWPDTRRKQATYLFLLPIVFPLWLTVPDVRSAASKKFFAMTFLGSIIWIAVFSYLMVWWAHQVGETVGISEEIMGLTILAAGTSIPDLITSVIVARKGLGDMAVSSSVGSNIFDITVGLPGPWLMYSLINGFTPVAVSSNGLFCAIVLLFLMLLFVIFSIAVCKWKMNKILGCIMFALYFFFLVVSVMLEDRIIMCPVSI
- the LOC131700605 gene encoding sodium/potassium/calcium exchanger 1-like isoform X3, yielding MYLHRRKRFQWNRIVFLLTGVLVCFAYQLSFSWRSAPWTRHDDGDNVDSFLDVETRELSNKSTADDTTDPPETTTDHIPLTTDRTTLRNCIVVDPEPAKTTTIPTTTTPVPNTTALTNATSNPLEIPHYTKGEYPQDIFTVEERRKGWVVLHIFGMIYMFVSLAIVCDEFFVPALGVITDKLAISDDVAGATFMAAGGSAPELFTSLIGVFISHSNVGIGTIVGSAVFNILFVIGMCALFSREMLHLTWWPLFRDVSFYIVGLIMLIVFFLDNVIVWWESMLLLCAYVLYVFFMKYNVQVEHFFKAQLNKHKSIVRVIALEEPDKTNGSAGGEEPLPPKDKNRLKLKPSLQRGGSSASLHNSTMRNTIFQLMIHTLDPLAEGEDKEDAPNNVNVQVIPPTEPSTSQPVKEEEKKDLPEGNETQEAGGSGGSDDSEDSDEDSDDEDSDEEEEEEDKEENDKPLSLEWPDTRRKQATYLFLLPIVFPLWLTVPDVRSAASKKFFAMTFLGSIIWIAVFSYLMVWWAHQVGETVGISEEIMGLTILAAGTSIPDLITSVIVARKGLGDMAVSSSVGSNIFDITVGLPGPWLMYSLINGFTPVAVSSNGLFCAIVLLFLMLLFVIFSIAVCKWKMNKILGCIMFALYFFFLVVSVMLEDRIIMCPVSI